From Danaus plexippus chromosome 11, MEX_DaPlex, whole genome shotgun sequence, the proteins below share one genomic window:
- the LOC116765448 gene encoding uncharacterized protein LOC116765448: protein MSETKTLEAGQQLVKKTMDELVQQRQTTEKVTIQARQEFRESFQESYEEEFEEETFIDQYGNETTKRVESSSESKEHSRSADVKVKATGLNAEQVKALTDCASQAGQLALDSKPAN, encoded by the coding sequence ATGTCTGAAACTAAGACTCTTGAAGCTGGCCAGCAGCTAGTCAAGAAGACAATGGATGAATTGGTGCAACAGAGACAAACAACAGAAAAAGTAACAATTCAGGCCCGTCAAGAATTTCGAGAGAGCTTCCAAGAAAGTTATGAAGAAGAGTTTGAAGAAGAAACTTTCATAGATCAGTATGGTAATGAAACTACTAAAAGGGTGGAATCAAGCAGCGAAAGCAAAGAACACTCTAGAAGTGCTGACGTGAAGGTGAAAGCAACTGGTTTGAACGCAGAGCAAGTAAAAGCCCTGACTGACTGTGCCTCCCAAGCTGGGCAATTGGCGCTCGACTCTAAGCCAGCCaactaa